One region of Sphingomonas adhaesiva genomic DNA includes:
- a CDS encoding peptidylprolyl isomerase, producing the protein MRPFALLAAVVAAFVATPLLAQAAAPTPAPAAIDKENVWLLDLSSGGRVEILLRPDVAPKMVERIKTLTRQHFYDGLVFHRVIDGFMAQGGDPRGDGTGGSTLPDLPAEFNYLPHVRGAVAAARAEKEDSANSQFYIVLQPRLQLDRKYTVFGRVMSGMPAVDAIQRGEPPANPTRILHAYIASDNPPAYMPAPAPTLAPATLPTLPTGKAPAPPRKRAPRR; encoded by the coding sequence ATGCGTCCCTTCGCCCTGCTTGCCGCCGTCGTCGCGGCCTTCGTTGCCACCCCCTTGCTCGCGCAGGCGGCCGCCCCGACGCCGGCCCCCGCCGCGATCGACAAGGAGAACGTCTGGCTGCTCGACCTGTCGAGCGGCGGGCGGGTCGAGATCCTGCTGCGCCCCGATGTCGCGCCGAAGATGGTGGAGCGGATCAAGACGCTGACGCGGCAGCATTTCTACGATGGTCTCGTCTTCCACCGCGTGATCGACGGCTTCATGGCGCAGGGTGGCGACCCGCGTGGTGACGGCACGGGGGGCAGCACGCTTCCCGACCTGCCGGCGGAGTTCAATTACCTGCCGCACGTCCGCGGCGCCGTCGCGGCGGCACGGGCGGAGAAGGAAGACAGCGCGAACAGCCAGTTCTATATCGTCCTCCAGCCGCGGCTCCAGCTCGATCGCAAATATACCGTGTTCGGCCGCGTGATGTCGGGCATGCCCGCGGTCGATGCGATCCAGCGCGGCGAGCCGCCGGCGAACCCGACGCGGATCCTCCACGCCTATATCGCGAGCGACAATCCGCCCGCCTATATGCCCGCCCCCGCGCCGACGCTCGCCCCCGCGACG